In Dyadobacter sp. NIV53, a single window of DNA contains:
- a CDS encoding M20/M25/M40 family metallo-hydrolase, whose product MKKIVQFVLIGGAVILFAGFGSRDKKWEKPFSRIDNEVKKNSMAYQTLSDATKSIGHRLTGSSNGEKAEEYAFKLLKSYGFTDVAYQSFEVESWMRDTVTLSIAPGSSDNFRDVPVVSLAHSPVEAKLQGEIVDVGNGLEEDFEANKDKIKGKIALANIGLSGVTGKKNLHRSEKTALAIKYGASGIIMVNGAPGKILLTGTASVTGSIISIPAVCISNDSGNELRIWLKDEGPLEANIDMHNVSKPIKARNVIATLKGKSDEKIIIGGHLDSWDLATGAIDNGIGSFAVMDMARTFQALKIKPERTIQFVLFMGEEQGLLGSKHFVEELKKNGTLDKVSYMMNLDMTNDPKGINAFGREEMNGFIKTVGDAIHNVDSTYKNETANRAGLHSDHQPFMLEGVPIAGLSGQLEKSVLNCYHADCDDFSLVNKEQLENTVRIASMYLYALANTDKLAVKKLSDTNTRDFLISQGLKQELVLGQEWRWGK is encoded by the coding sequence ATGAAAAAAATTGTACAATTTGTGTTAATTGGTGGGGCGGTTATCCTTTTTGCAGGATTTGGCTCAAGAGACAAAAAATGGGAAAAGCCTTTTTCCCGTATTGACAATGAAGTCAAAAAAAACAGCATGGCGTATCAAACGCTGAGCGACGCTACGAAAAGTATAGGACACCGACTTACGGGAAGCAGTAATGGTGAAAAAGCGGAAGAATATGCATTCAAGCTTTTGAAAAGTTACGGATTTACAGATGTTGCCTATCAGTCATTCGAGGTAGAATCCTGGATGCGGGATACGGTTACACTTAGCATAGCTCCAGGCAGCAGCGATAATTTTCGCGATGTTCCGGTTGTTTCTCTTGCGCATTCGCCTGTGGAAGCCAAGCTGCAGGGAGAAATCGTGGATGTAGGCAACGGACTCGAAGAGGATTTCGAAGCAAATAAGGATAAAATAAAAGGAAAAATTGCACTGGCTAATATTGGCCTTTCCGGTGTTACGGGCAAAAAGAACCTGCACAGGTCTGAAAAGACAGCTTTGGCAATTAAATACGGTGCAAGCGGAATTATTATGGTAAATGGCGCTCCCGGCAAAATTTTGCTTACCGGTACAGCCTCGGTTACAGGCAGTATAATTTCTATTCCGGCTGTCTGCATTTCCAATGATAGCGGTAACGAACTACGGATCTGGCTAAAAGATGAAGGTCCGCTTGAAGCAAATATTGATATGCACAACGTTTCCAAGCCTATTAAAGCACGAAATGTTATTGCTACATTAAAGGGAAAATCAGACGAAAAAATAATCATTGGCGGACACCTTGATTCCTGGGATCTGGCAACGGGAGCTATTGACAACGGTATAGGCTCTTTTGCAGTAATGGATATGGCCCGTACTTTCCAGGCACTTAAAATAAAACCTGAACGTACTATTCAGTTTGTACTTTTTATGGGTGAAGAACAGGGCCTGTTAGGTTCCAAACATTTTGTGGAAGAGCTGAAAAAGAACGGAACACTGGATAAAGTGAGCTACATGATGAACCTGGACATGACCAACGACCCGAAAGGTATCAATGCTTTTGGAAGGGAAGAAATGAATGGATTTATTAAAACAGTTGGCGATGCGATTCACAATGTTGATTCAACTTATAAGAATGAAACAGCAAATCGTGCCGGTTTACATAGTGACCATCAGCCATTTATGCTGGAAGGTGTTCCAATAGCAGGATTATCCGGGCAGTTGGAAAAATCAGTACTAAATTGCTATCACGCCGATTGTGATGATTTTAGCCTGGTTAATAAGGAGCAGCTGGAAAATACCGTTCGCATTGCTTCTATGTATTTATACGCATTGGCCAATACCGATAAGCTGGCAGTAAAAAAACTTTCAGATACAAATACCCGTGATTTCCTTATTTCACAGGGATTAAAACAGGAACTTGTTCTGGGCCAGGAATGGCGCTGGGGAAAATAA
- a CDS encoding OmpA family protein, with protein MRILLLLIIASSVFTTTHAQLESLGKTVNTEYNEISPTISPDGKTIYFSRVSHPQNTHGAKGSQDIWYSELKNEVWTQARRLPAPLNKEDYNSLYSITPDGNTLLIKGAYKNGVYETRGFSTSKKTARGWAAPNKIDIPGYSKISKGQFDCGYLSTDGKVLVMSFSEKKNSKVDDLYVSFKQKDGSWSKPLNLGPEINSEEFTETTPFLAPDGVTLYFSSDRKGGQGSNDIYYSKRIDKSWKRWSRPVNLGPAINTQGYDAYYTISAIGDYAYMVSFEGTEGKGDVVRYDLRPKPTPGDTAEAPVATLPTSDPVAMISGKVINSKTGKPVEATIIYEDLDSGEEVGTATTNPTTGEYKIVLPKGKKYSFRAVATDFIAEGENIDLTDSTADGKSKDFSDIGNKSLKLIPIEEGQIVRLNNIFFATGKSALTTESYPELNRIANTLTENKTLTIELGGHTDNVGGDEFNLKLSQDRADSVQEYLIGKGIEPDRVASKGYGETIPVAKNDTPEGQRLNRRVEFKILKK; from the coding sequence ATGCGAATCTTATTACTTCTGATTATTGCTTCTTCGGTTTTTACAACAACTCATGCGCAACTGGAAAGCCTTGGGAAAACCGTAAATACAGAATATAACGAGATTTCCCCGACGATCTCTCCGGATGGAAAAACGATCTATTTTTCGAGGGTAAGTCATCCGCAGAATACGCATGGAGCAAAAGGAAGCCAGGATATATGGTATTCGGAGCTAAAAAATGAAGTCTGGACCCAGGCAAGGAGGTTACCTGCTCCGCTAAATAAGGAAGATTATAATAGTTTATACAGTATTACACCTGATGGCAACACGCTTTTAATCAAAGGCGCTTATAAAAACGGCGTTTATGAAACGCGTGGTTTTTCAACGAGTAAAAAAACGGCGCGGGGCTGGGCGGCTCCAAATAAAATTGACATTCCCGGCTATTCGAAAATAAGTAAAGGGCAGTTTGACTGCGGATACCTTTCAACTGACGGAAAGGTATTGGTAATGTCTTTTAGCGAAAAGAAGAACAGTAAAGTCGATGATCTTTATGTAAGTTTTAAACAAAAAGACGGCTCCTGGTCAAAGCCATTGAACTTGGGGCCGGAAATAAACAGTGAAGAATTTACAGAAACTACGCCATTCCTGGCTCCGGATGGCGTAACTCTGTACTTTTCGAGCGACCGAAAAGGCGGGCAGGGAAGCAACGATATTTACTATAGCAAACGTATTGACAAATCCTGGAAAAGATGGAGCCGGCCGGTGAATCTGGGCCCTGCAATTAATACACAGGGATATGACGCGTATTACACCATATCAGCCATTGGGGATTATGCCTATATGGTATCTTTTGAGGGAACTGAGGGAAAAGGTGATGTTGTAAGATATGATCTCAGGCCCAAGCCAACTCCTGGAGATACTGCCGAAGCACCAGTTGCTACGCTTCCCACATCTGATCCTGTTGCGATGATCAGCGGAAAAGTGATTAATTCCAAAACCGGGAAACCGGTAGAGGCTACCATTATTTATGAAGATCTTGACAGTGGTGAAGAAGTTGGAACTGCAACTACTAATCCAACAACCGGGGAGTATAAGATCGTACTTCCAAAAGGTAAAAAGTACAGCTTTCGTGCAGTGGCCACGGATTTCATAGCAGAAGGTGAAAACATTGATCTAACTGATTCAACGGCTGATGGGAAGTCAAAGGATTTCAGTGATATCGGTAATAAATCTTTAAAGTTGATTCCGATTGAAGAAGGCCAGATTGTACGATTGAACAACATATTTTTTGCCACCGGAAAATCTGCACTGACAACCGAGTCTTATCCGGAGCTGAACCGGATTGCTAATACTTTGACGGAAAACAAAACACTTACGATCGAACTGGGCGGGCATACAGACAACGTGGGTGGTGATGAATTTAACCTTAAATTATCACAGGACCGTGCCGATTCTGTTCAGGAATATCTGATTGGAAAAGGAATTGAACCCGATCGTGTGGCTAGTAAAGGTTATGGCGAAACCATACCTGTGGCTAAAAATGACACACCGGAAGGGCAAAGGCTCAACCGGCGTGTAGAATTCAAGATTTTGAAGAAATAA
- a CDS encoding xylulokinase, producing MYFLGFDLGSSSIKACLLNADTGEVAASAFYPEKEMSIDAPKPGFAEQQPEQWWENACLASQAVMQKAGIDKKEVGAIGISYQMHGLVVVDKDMNVLRPSIIWCDSRAVEVGNKAMEALGEEYVLPHLLNSPGNFTASKLAWVKQNEPEVYAKVHKFMLPGDYLAARMTGDVVTTPSGLSEGIFWDFVNDRPADFLFNHFGFDPSLLPAVLPTFSEQGRITSEAAMALGLKAGTPVTYRAGDQPNNAFSLNVLEPGEVAATAGTSGVVYGVSDQIKFDPKSRVNTFLHVNPISAASRYGVLLCVNGTGSLNGWLRNAQLQGSVSYPEMNDLAAKAPVGSDGLLCLPFGNGAERMLENQDPGANFKGLQFSRHGLSHWTRAAQEGIVFALYYGMEIMETVGVSLKNIRAGEANMFLSPVFRETFANVSGAAVELINTDGAQGAARAAGFGLGYYKTREDAFVGLSAVRTIEPDSNLTEATKEAYGKWKEALMNE from the coding sequence ATGTATTTCCTGGGATTCGATTTGGGCAGTTCATCTATTAAAGCCTGTTTGCTGAATGCAGATACCGGAGAGGTTGCTGCTTCTGCTTTTTATCCTGAAAAAGAAATGAGTATAGATGCTCCGAAGCCAGGCTTTGCCGAACAACAACCGGAGCAGTGGTGGGAAAATGCTTGCCTGGCTTCGCAGGCAGTGATGCAAAAAGCTGGTATTGATAAAAAAGAAGTCGGTGCAATCGGTATTTCTTATCAGATGCACGGACTTGTTGTAGTAGATAAGGATATGAACGTGCTGCGGCCATCTATTATCTGGTGTGACAGCCGGGCCGTAGAGGTGGGAAATAAAGCAATGGAAGCATTAGGAGAAGAGTACGTGCTGCCTCATTTGCTTAATTCACCCGGAAACTTCACTGCATCAAAATTGGCATGGGTGAAACAAAACGAACCGGAAGTATACGCAAAGGTGCACAAGTTTATGCTTCCCGGCGATTATCTGGCTGCACGCATGACTGGTGACGTCGTGACAACTCCTTCCGGTTTATCCGAAGGAATATTCTGGGATTTTGTAAATGACCGTCCCGCTGATTTCCTTTTTAATCATTTTGGATTTGATCCGTCGTTACTTCCTGCTGTTTTACCGACTTTCTCCGAACAAGGTCGTATTACATCCGAAGCAGCAATGGCGCTGGGTTTAAAAGCAGGAACACCAGTTACGTATCGGGCCGGTGACCAACCCAATAATGCATTTTCACTTAACGTACTGGAACCGGGTGAAGTAGCTGCAACAGCAGGTACTTCCGGCGTTGTGTATGGTGTAAGTGATCAGATCAAATTTGATCCGAAATCAAGGGTCAATACATTTTTGCATGTTAATCCTATTTCAGCAGCTTCCCGTTACGGCGTATTACTCTGCGTTAATGGTACAGGCAGCCTGAATGGCTGGCTGAGAAATGCACAATTGCAAGGAAGTGTGTCATACCCTGAAATGAATGACCTGGCAGCAAAAGCACCCGTCGGCTCCGACGGACTACTTTGTTTGCCATTTGGTAACGGAGCCGAACGTATGCTGGAAAACCAGGATCCGGGAGCCAATTTCAAAGGACTGCAATTTAGTCGTCATGGTTTGAGCCACTGGACGCGTGCTGCACAGGAAGGAATTGTGTTTGCGCTTTATTATGGAATGGAAATCATGGAAACCGTAGGTGTTTCTTTAAAAAATATCCGTGCCGGAGAAGCCAATATGTTTTTGAGCCCTGTTTTTCGTGAAACTTTTGCCAACGTTTCAGGAGCCGCAGTTGAACTGATCAATACTGATGGGGCACAGGGAGCGGCGCGTGCTGCCGGTTTTGGCCTGGGTTATTACAAAACCCGCGAAGATGCATTTGTAGGTTTGTCTGCGGTAAGAACTATTGAGCCGGATTCCAACTTAACCGAAGCAACCAAAGAAGCTTATGGGAAATGGAAAGAGGCTTTGATGAATGAATAG
- a CDS encoding aldo/keto reductase family oxidoreductase has translation MKKVSLSDSGPKVSEAIYGFWRWTDEGSVTTSNIEKTVNLCLELGINTFDHADVYGDLTIEEHFGKIIRNKSFKREDIVLFSKCGIRTSDNGNLKYYDTSRDHIVNSIDGSLKRLQTDYLDIFLLHHSDFLTDPEETAGALAEIVKSGKARHIGVTNFTVFQHQLLASYLRIPIVTNHIELNLMNTSAIEDGRIDFIKQCFSKPLAWAPLAGGKILNGKDEQSVRLRAKLEEIGKKFDANIEQTAVAWLMKLGTLPIIGSLSENRIRNAASASDIKLSHQDWYEIYQVATKALPE, from the coding sequence ATGAAAAAAGTTAGTTTAAGTGATTCCGGGCCAAAAGTGTCTGAGGCAATTTATGGTTTCTGGCGATGGACGGACGAAGGTTCTGTAACTACTTCCAATATCGAAAAAACGGTTAACCTGTGTCTGGAACTTGGCATTAATACTTTTGATCACGCTGATGTTTACGGAGATCTTACGATTGAAGAACACTTTGGGAAAATCATTCGGAACAAATCTTTCAAACGGGAGGACATTGTACTTTTCAGTAAATGTGGTATCAGAACTTCGGATAATGGCAATTTAAAATATTATGATACTTCAAGAGACCATATTGTTAACAGTATAGATGGTTCCCTGAAAAGATTGCAAACAGATTATCTTGATATTTTTCTGCTGCACCACAGTGATTTTCTGACTGATCCCGAGGAAACTGCCGGAGCATTGGCTGAAATTGTGAAATCTGGAAAAGCACGGCATATCGGTGTTACCAACTTTACTGTTTTCCAGCACCAGTTATTGGCTTCTTACTTAAGAATACCGATCGTAACCAATCATATTGAATTGAACCTGATGAACACTTCGGCCATTGAAGATGGCCGGATTGACTTTATCAAGCAATGTTTCAGCAAACCGCTGGCATGGGCTCCGCTTGCAGGTGGCAAAATCCTGAATGGAAAAGACGAACAATCTGTAAGGCTAAGAGCCAAACTGGAAGAAATCGGCAAAAAATTTGATGCTAATATTGAACAGACTGCGGTTGCCTGGTTAATGAAACTGGGAACTTTGCCAATCATTGGATCTTTATCAGAAAATCGTATCAGGAATGCGGCAAGTGCTTCTGATATTAAACTCAGTCATCAGGATTGGTATGAAATTTACCAGGTTGCAACAAAAGCATTACCTGAATAA
- a CDS encoding AraC family transcriptional regulator — MPATFPPIRTDIFSLFILLGAVQGIFLCYFFIINSGGKRFPNIFLGSLLLGMSLIMADVWLGYTNYMFRVIWLVDFTEPVNLLLAPLTFLYIKTSINQHLKKSDLLHFLPSLVYFIYMCLLIYPQSPEFKYNNNLGAFHPEMHTIPADVYGKHWMFFLKRHLTDMTFISILSYDIGTFIFLNKAFKKQGLSFFTRENNSLSWYRKLHLQLLILVIIFFIVRLTFPHDLGDHLIAAFISLIIYTISVSVFSKSMFFHETNAKTIKKYEKSSLTPELQNTTLKKLEEVMDVEKPFLDPGFSLPVLAKRLGISTHHLSQILNEELNQSFFDFLASYRITEAQRLLVSEESNYIKIEEIAQMVGYNSKSAFNTSFRKITGFTPSEFKKQSIK, encoded by the coding sequence ATGCCTGCAACGTTTCCCCCCATCCGGACTGACATTTTCTCACTATTTATACTGCTTGGAGCTGTACAGGGAATTTTTCTTTGTTATTTTTTTATCATCAATAGCGGAGGAAAAAGATTCCCAAATATTTTTCTTGGTTCTTTGCTTCTTGGTATGTCACTGATTATGGCAGATGTATGGCTGGGTTACACCAATTATATGTTTCGGGTAATATGGCTTGTCGACTTTACAGAACCCGTTAATCTGCTTTTGGCTCCGCTTACATTTTTATATATTAAAACCAGTATAAACCAGCACTTGAAAAAAAGCGATCTGCTTCATTTTCTTCCTTCTCTGGTTTATTTTATTTACATGTGCCTTCTTATTTATCCGCAAAGCCCTGAATTTAAGTACAATAATAATCTTGGCGCTTTTCATCCCGAAATGCATACAATACCTGCAGATGTTTATGGAAAACATTGGATGTTTTTTCTAAAACGCCACCTCACTGATATGACATTCATCAGTATCTTATCTTATGATATCGGTACTTTTATTTTCCTGAACAAAGCATTCAAAAAACAGGGACTATCATTTTTTACCCGTGAAAATAATTCACTTTCATGGTATAGAAAACTACACCTGCAATTACTGATCCTTGTAATTATCTTTTTTATTGTACGGTTAACATTTCCGCACGATCTTGGAGACCATCTTATAGCAGCTTTTATTTCCCTTATCATTTATACCATAAGTGTCTCTGTATTCAGTAAATCCATGTTTTTTCATGAAACAAATGCAAAAACAATAAAAAAATATGAGAAATCATCTTTAACACCTGAATTACAAAATACAACACTAAAAAAACTGGAAGAAGTAATGGATGTCGAAAAACCGTTTCTTGATCCTGGTTTTTCCCTTCCGGTTCTGGCAAAACGTCTTGGCATTTCCACTCATCATTTATCACAAATTCTGAACGAAGAATTGAATCAGTCTTTTTTTGACTTTCTGGCTTCATACAGAATTACAGAGGCTCAAAGGTTGCTTGTATCTGAGGAAAGCAATTATATTAAAATCGAAGAAATCGCCCAGATGGTTGGCTACAATTCAAAATCTGCATTTAATACTTCCTTTCGAAAAATAACCGGGTTTACACCTTCTGAATTCAAAAAACAAAGCATAAAGTAG
- a CDS encoding single-stranded DNA-binding protein, translated as MNSVKLIGNVGREINVKEFEGGKVATFSVVTNETYINKNKEEVTSSAWHSVVAWGKLAQVCETLLASGKKVSVEGRLNYRQYQNKEDKTVKVTEIVAFRVEEAKAE; from the coding sequence ATGAACTCTGTAAAATTAATCGGAAATGTAGGCCGCGAAATTAATGTAAAGGAATTTGAAGGCGGAAAAGTGGCAACCTTCTCTGTGGTAACCAATGAAACTTATATCAATAAAAATAAAGAAGAAGTAACAAGTTCGGCCTGGCATTCTGTTGTTGCCTGGGGAAAACTTGCACAGGTTTGCGAAACTTTATTGGCAAGTGGTAAAAAAGTTTCGGTTGAAGGCAGGCTGAATTATCGTCAGTATCAAAATAAAGAAGACAAGACTGTAAAGGTGACTGAAATTGTAGCTTTTAGAGTAGAGGAAGCAAAAGCTGAATAA
- the ispE gene encoding 4-(cytidine 5'-diphospho)-2-C-methyl-D-erythritol kinase produces the protein MLVFPNAKINIGLNIVEKRSDGFHNIESCFYPVGWSDALEIMPAGKLSFHSDGIAIPGNASDNLCLKAYQILAADYDLPLVSIHLLKAIPIGAGLGGGSSDAAFVITVLNSQFDLKISLEKQQDYARRLGSDCAFFVVNKPVYCYEKGDRFENIDLSLTGKWIVLINPGIHISTAEAYAGVKPELSGNDLRNLLKEPISKWKSEVKNDFEAALFLKYPLLKTIKQSLYEYGADYAAMSGSGSTLYGIFEKEIDLSAYFQRYKIWQGMLK, from the coding sequence ATGCTTGTATTTCCCAATGCCAAAATAAACATTGGCCTTAATATTGTTGAAAAAAGATCCGATGGATTCCATAACATAGAGTCCTGCTTTTACCCGGTTGGCTGGTCGGATGCATTGGAAATTATGCCGGCCGGCAAGCTTTCATTTCACTCCGATGGTATTGCTATTCCCGGTAATGCATCTGACAATCTTTGTCTTAAAGCATACCAGATACTGGCTGCTGATTATGATTTGCCACTTGTTTCCATTCATTTATTAAAAGCAATTCCTATTGGCGCAGGGCTAGGTGGCGGCTCTTCTGATGCGGCTTTTGTCATAACTGTTTTAAATTCTCAATTTGATTTAAAAATTTCTTTAGAAAAACAACAGGATTACGCACGTAGATTGGGAAGTGATTGTGCTTTTTTTGTTGTCAACAAACCAGTGTATTGTTACGAAAAGGGAGACCGTTTTGAAAATATTGATTTAAGTCTGACAGGTAAATGGATTGTTCTCATAAATCCTGGCATACATATTTCTACAGCAGAGGCATACGCAGGTGTAAAGCCGGAATTATCGGGTAATGATCTACGAAATTTATTAAAAGAACCTATATCAAAATGGAAGAGTGAAGTGAAGAATGATTTCGAAGCAGCACTTTTTTTAAAATACCCTCTTTTGAAGACAATTAAGCAAAGTTTGTACGAATATGGTGCAGATTATGCAGCAATGAGCGGATCGGGATCAACATTGTATGGAATTTTTGAAAAAGAAATTGATTTGTCAGCTTACTTTCAGCGTTATAAAATATGGCAGGGTATGTTAAAATAA
- a CDS encoding TIGR00730 family Rossman fold protein, translating into MRSIVVYCGSNMGKSPVYGQTAYALGEELARRQIRLIYGGGNMGLMGRVSDGAMENGGSVTGIIPNFLAKLEVAQKTLTELHLVDTMHERKAKMVSISDGVIALPGGYGTFDELFEILTWAQLQIFDGPVGLLNINGYYDLLLLQLDKMVEEGFLHTNNHQLLVVAGDAVTLLDKMEDFRLHNKGNKPLDKSLYVDNNRLE; encoded by the coding sequence ATGCGTTCTATTGTTGTTTACTGTGGTTCAAATATGGGCAAAAGCCCGGTTTATGGTCAAACTGCTTATGCGTTAGGCGAAGAACTTGCCCGCAGGCAAATCAGGTTAATTTATGGTGGGGGAAACATGGGACTTATGGGCCGTGTTTCTGATGGGGCTATGGAAAACGGAGGCTCCGTAACAGGAATTATTCCAAATTTTTTGGCGAAGCTGGAAGTAGCTCAAAAAACGCTGACCGAACTGCATTTGGTTGATACAATGCATGAAAGAAAAGCCAAAATGGTATCTATTTCTGACGGCGTTATTGCACTTCCGGGTGGATATGGCACATTCGATGAGCTGTTTGAGATTTTGACATGGGCTCAATTACAAATTTTTGACGGGCCGGTTGGCCTGCTTAATATCAACGGGTATTATGACTTGCTTCTTTTACAGCTTGATAAAATGGTAGAAGAAGGTTTTTTACATACTAATAACCATCAGTTACTTGTTGTGGCAGGAGATGCAGTTACGCTTCTGGATAAAATGGAAGATTTCCGTTTGCACAATAAAGGAAATAAGCCGCTTGATAAGTCGTTATATGTTGATAATAACAGACTGGAATAA
- a CDS encoding cytochrome c oxidase subunit 3 → MSTRPTTKLQDNPFTKRREPIGFMLWLGIIGSSLLFTTIFLVYLIRMHNADSHFVALPDMFWLSTLVILFSSITFHEANLAFVQERFLHYRIFLGATLTLGITFILLQVSGWLEMIESGAFMGNSNSVGLVYILTGLHLLHIVAGVVYLSLLFKKSLENRTYVDSFVYSVNPPNRLRLKLMTRYWHFVDALWLIVFIFLVLLY, encoded by the coding sequence ATGAGTACGAGGCCCACAACCAAATTACAGGATAACCCTTTTACCAAGCGCAGGGAGCCCATCGGCTTTATGTTATGGTTGGGTATTATAGGCAGCTCGCTTCTGTTTACGACAATATTTCTTGTTTACCTGATTCGCATGCACAATGCAGATAGCCACTTTGTAGCTCTTCCTGATATGTTCTGGCTTAGCACATTGGTTATTTTATTCAGCAGTATTACATTTCATGAAGCAAATCTGGCATTCGTTCAGGAGCGGTTTTTACATTATCGCATATTTTTAGGAGCTACCTTAACACTGGGAATCACATTTATACTATTACAGGTAAGCGGCTGGCTTGAAATGATTGAAAGCGGTGCATTTATGGGTAATAGCAATTCTGTGGGACTTGTATATATCCTTACCGGCCTTCACCTGCTTCATATTGTAGCCGGAGTTGTGTACCTGAGCCTTTTATTCAAAAAATCGTTAGAAAACCGAACTTATGTGGATTCATTTGTATACAGTGTCAATCCTCCTAACCGTCTCCGCCTAAAACTCATGACCAGATACTGGCATTTTGTGGATGCTTTGTGGCTGATTGTATTTATTTTTCTCGTGCTTTTATATTAA
- a CDS encoding acyltransferase, with the protein MENSGFKNLQSSSFRRYDLDWLRVIAFALLIFYHVGMFFNYWDWHIKNNVVTHAVEWPMRFTNQWRMALLFMISGAGVYFALENRTPGSFLGERFIRIFIPLLFGMFVIVPPQIFFERLTQGQTYSYAEFYKTVFQFQPYPKGSFSWHHLWYLVYIFFYSVLALPLLLFIRRQKEMTAKWARFFSNPALLIIIPVIWHVTGNLFLDKYPTTHNLVHDWNNHFHSLTLFISGFVLCTQTTFWETLKKHRKLMLGIWITLTIILYAAYWANDREDYDWERYLYPVIQTTNVWCVLLCIFGYGYTYLQFSNRFLKYANEAVYPFYILHQTVIICLAYPLINSSLSVALKFGYLCIATFMICLVLYHFLIRQFNVLRFVFGLKTKWRKESKTNQVKETFISSKS; encoded by the coding sequence ATGGAAAATTCCGGATTTAAAAACTTACAATCATCTTCCTTTCGCCGTTATGACCTGGACTGGCTTCGTGTCATCGCGTTTGCTCTTCTGATTTTTTACCACGTTGGTATGTTTTTCAACTACTGGGACTGGCATATCAAAAACAACGTAGTTACGCACGCAGTAGAATGGCCTATGCGCTTCACAAACCAGTGGCGTATGGCTCTCCTGTTTATGATCTCAGGAGCGGGTGTTTATTTTGCTCTGGAAAACAGGACCCCGGGGTCATTTCTGGGCGAAAGATTTATCAGGATATTTATTCCGCTTCTGTTCGGGATGTTTGTAATTGTTCCTCCGCAAATCTTTTTTGAACGCCTAACCCAGGGGCAAACCTATTCTTATGCGGAGTTCTACAAAACGGTTTTTCAATTTCAGCCTTATCCCAAAGGAAGTTTCAGCTGGCATCATCTGTGGTATCTCGTCTATATTTTCTTTTATTCCGTTTTAGCATTACCGCTATTGCTTTTTATTCGCCGCCAAAAAGAAATGACGGCGAAATGGGCGAGATTTTTCAGCAATCCTGCTTTACTCATAATCATTCCGGTGATCTGGCATGTTACAGGAAATCTGTTTCTTGATAAATATCCGACTACGCACAACCTGGTCCACGATTGGAATAATCATTTTCATTCATTAACCCTGTTTATTTCCGGCTTTGTTTTATGCACGCAAACAACATTTTGGGAGACGTTAAAGAAACACCGGAAATTAATGCTGGGAATCTGGATAACGCTTACAATAATCCTGTATGCGGCGTACTGGGCTAACGACAGGGAAGATTATGACTGGGAAAGATATTTGTATCCGGTCATACAAACGACCAATGTATGGTGTGTTCTGCTGTGTATTTTCGGATATGGATACACTTATCTGCAATTCTCGAACAGGTTTTTAAAATATGCCAATGAAGCCGTTTACCCTTTTTACATTTTACACCAAACAGTCATTATTTGTCTGGCATATCCATTGATCAATTCGTCGTTGTCTGTAGCGTTGAAGTTCGGTTATCTGTGTATTGCCACTTTTATGATATGCCTGGTATTATATCATTTTCTGATCAGGCAATTCAATGTACTCAGATTCGTATTTGGGTTGAAGACAAAATGGAGAAAAGAATCAAAAACCAATCAGGTAAAAGAAACTTTTATTTCTTCAAAATCTTGA